In one Pseudomonas fitomaticsae genomic region, the following are encoded:
- the nuoJ gene encoding NADH-quinone oxidoreductase subunit J, which produces MEFAFYFASGIAVVSTLRVVTNTNPVHALLYLIISLIAVAMTFFALGAPFAGVLEVIAYAGAIMVLFVFVVMMLNLGPASVQQERTWLKPGIWAGPVILAALLLAELLYVLFAHQSGQAIGHTTVDAKAVGISLFGPYLLVVELASMLLLAAAVTAFHLGRNEAKE; this is translated from the coding sequence ATGGAATTCGCTTTCTATTTCGCATCGGGTATCGCTGTTGTATCCACACTGCGTGTGGTCACCAACACCAATCCTGTGCACGCCCTGCTCTACCTGATCATTTCGTTGATCGCCGTGGCCATGACCTTCTTCGCACTCGGCGCTCCGTTCGCCGGCGTGCTGGAAGTGATCGCCTACGCCGGCGCCATCATGGTGCTGTTCGTGTTCGTGGTGATGATGCTGAACCTCGGTCCCGCCTCGGTTCAGCAGGAACGCACCTGGCTCAAGCCCGGGATCTGGGCGGGGCCGGTGATTCTCGCCGCCCTGCTGCTGGCCGAACTGCTGTATGTGCTGTTCGCTCACCAGAGCGGTCAGGCCATCGGCCACACCACCGTCGATGCAAAAGCCGTGGGCATCAGCCTGTTCGGTCCGTATCTGCTGGTGGTCGAACTCGCCTCGATGCTGCTGCTCGCTGCAGCCGTCACGGCGTTCCATTTGGGCCGTAACGAGGCGAAGGAGTAA
- the nuoK gene encoding NADH-quinone oxidoreductase subunit NuoK, with translation MPAIPLEHGLAVAGILFCLGLVGLMVRRNILFVLMSLEVMMNASALAFIVAGARWAQPDGQIMFILVISLAAAEASIGLAILLQLYRRFHTLDIDAASEMRG, from the coding sequence ATGCCTGCTATCCCTCTCGAACATGGTTTAGCCGTTGCCGGCATCCTGTTCTGCCTTGGTCTGGTCGGCCTGATGGTCCGCCGCAACATTTTGTTCGTGTTGATGAGTCTGGAAGTGATGATGAACGCCTCTGCACTGGCCTTCATCGTTGCGGGCGCCCGCTGGGCGCAACCGGATGGACAGATCATGTTCATCCTGGTGATCAGCCTTGCAGCCGCCGAAGCCAGTATTGGCTTGGCGATCCTGTTGCAACTGTATCGCCGCTTCCACACGCTCGATATCGACGCTGCCAGTGAGATGCGCGGATGA
- the nuoI gene encoding NADH-quinone oxidoreductase subunit NuoI, which yields MFKYIGDIVKGTGTQLRSLVMVFGHGFRKRDTLQYPEEPVYLPPRYRGRIVLTRDPDGEERCVACNLCAVACPVGCISLQKAETEDGRWYPDFFRINFSRCIFCGLCEEACPTTAIQLTPDFEMAEFKRQDLVYEKEDLLISGPGKNPDYNFYRVAGMAVAGKPKGAAQNEAEPINVKSLLP from the coding sequence ATGTTCAAATATATTGGCGACATCGTTAAGGGTACCGGTACCCAGTTGCGCAGCCTGGTCATGGTCTTCGGCCATGGCTTTCGCAAGCGCGACACCCTGCAATACCCGGAAGAGCCGGTCTACCTGCCACCACGCTACCGTGGTCGCATCGTCCTGACCCGCGACCCCGATGGCGAAGAACGCTGCGTAGCCTGCAACCTGTGCGCCGTGGCATGCCCGGTGGGTTGCATCTCGCTGCAGAAAGCTGAAACCGAAGACGGTCGCTGGTACCCGGACTTCTTCCGTATCAACTTCTCGCGTTGCATTTTCTGCGGTCTCTGCGAGGAAGCCTGCCCGACCACCGCGATCCAGCTAACCCCGGATTTCGAGATGGCCGAGTTCAAACGTCAGGACCTGGTGTACGAGAAAGAAGATCTGCTGATCTCCGGCCCCGGCAAAAACCCTGATTACAACTTCTATCGTGTTGCAGGTATGGCCGTTGCGGGCAAGCCGAAAGGCGCCGCACAAAACGAAGCCGAGCCGATCAACGTGAAGAGCTTGCTGCCTTAA
- the nuoH gene encoding NADH-quinone oxidoreductase subunit NuoH yields the protein MTWFTPEVIDVILTVIKAIVILLAVVVAGALLSFVERRLLGWWQDRYGPNRVGPFGMFQIAADMLKMFFKEDWTPPFADKVIFTLAPVVAMSALLIAFAIIPITPTWGVADLNIGLLFFFAMAGLSVYAVLFAGWSSNNKFALLGSLRASAQTVSYEVFMGLALMGIVVQVGSFNMRDIVEYQAQNLWFIIPQFFGFCTFFIAGVAVTHRHPFDQPEAEQELADGYHIEYAGMKWGMFFVGEYIGIILISALLVTLFFGGWHGPFGILPQLSFVWFALKTAFFIMLFILLRASIPRPRYDQVMDFSWKFCLPLTLINLLVTAAIVLWNTPAVAVQ from the coding sequence ATGACCTGGTTCACCCCTGAAGTGATCGATGTGATCCTGACGGTCATCAAGGCCATCGTGATTCTGCTGGCCGTGGTGGTCGCAGGCGCGTTGCTCAGCTTTGTCGAACGTCGCCTGCTGGGCTGGTGGCAGGACCGTTACGGTCCGAACCGCGTTGGCCCGTTCGGTATGTTCCAGATCGCCGCCGACATGCTGAAGATGTTCTTCAAGGAAGACTGGACCCCGCCGTTTGCCGACAAGGTGATCTTCACCCTGGCGCCGGTGGTGGCCATGTCCGCCCTGCTGATCGCCTTCGCGATCATCCCGATCACCCCGACCTGGGGCGTGGCGGATCTGAACATCGGCCTGCTGTTCTTCTTCGCCATGGCTGGTCTGTCGGTCTACGCGGTGCTGTTCGCCGGCTGGTCGAGCAACAACAAGTTCGCCCTGCTGGGCAGCTTGCGTGCCTCGGCGCAGACCGTGTCCTACGAAGTGTTCATGGGCCTGGCCCTGATGGGCATCGTGGTGCAGGTCGGCTCGTTCAACATGCGCGACATCGTCGAGTACCAGGCGCAGAACCTGTGGTTCATCATTCCGCAGTTCTTCGGCTTCTGTACCTTCTTCATCGCTGGCGTGGCCGTGACTCACCGTCACCCGTTCGACCAGCCGGAAGCGGAACAGGAACTGGCCGACGGTTACCACATTGAATACGCCGGTATGAAATGGGGCATGTTCTTCGTCGGTGAATACATCGGCATCATCCTGATCTCGGCGCTGCTGGTCACCCTGTTCTTCGGTGGCTGGCACGGTCCGTTCGGCATCCTGCCGCAACTGTCCTTCGTCTGGTTCGCACTGAAGACCGCGTTCTTCATCATGCTGTTCATCCTGCTGCGCGCTTCCATCCCGCGTCCGCGTTATGACCAGGTGATGGATTTCAGCTGGAAATTCTGCCTGCCACTGACCCTGATCAATTTGCTGGTGACCGCTGCAATCGTGTTGTGGAACACGCCTGCGGTTGCGGTTCAGTGA
- the nuoM gene encoding NADH-quinone oxidoreductase subunit M: MILPWLILIPFIGGLLCWMGERFGATLPRWIALLTMTLELALGLWLWAHGDYSFAPAPGADPTWALEFKHVWIQRFGINVHLALDGLSLLMILLTGLLGILSVLCSWKEIQRHVGFFHLNLMWILGGVVGVFLALDLFMFFFFWEMMLVPMYFLIALWGHSSSDGKKTRIYAATKFFIFTQASGLIMLVAILGLVLVNYNSTGVITFNYADLLKTKMSMTTEYILMLGFFIAFAVKLPVVPFHSWLPDAHAQAPTAGSVDLAGILLKTAAYGLLRFALPLFPNASAEFAPIAMTLGLIGIFYGAFLAFAQTDIKRLIAFSSVSHMGFVLIGIYSGSQLALQGAVIQMLAHGLSAAALFILSGQLYERLHTRDMREMGGLWSRIAYLPAISLFFAAASLGLPGTGNFVGEFLILIGTFASAPWITAIATSGLVFGSVYSLIMIHRAYFGPSKSDSILHGMDGRELIMVLGLAVLLIYLGVYPQPFLDTSAATMHGVQQWLGTAFTQLASAR, translated from the coding sequence ATGATTCTGCCTTGGCTAATCCTGATCCCCTTCATCGGCGGCCTGCTGTGCTGGATGGGTGAGCGCTTCGGCGCTACCCTCCCCCGCTGGATTGCGCTGTTGACCATGACCCTGGAACTCGCCCTCGGCCTCTGGCTGTGGGCCCACGGTGACTATTCATTTGCACCGGCGCCTGGCGCCGATCCGACCTGGGCGCTTGAGTTCAAGCACGTCTGGATCCAGCGCTTCGGCATCAACGTGCACCTGGCCCTCGACGGCCTGTCGCTGCTGATGATCCTGCTGACCGGTCTGCTGGGTATCCTGTCGGTACTCTGCTCGTGGAAAGAGATTCAACGTCACGTCGGTTTCTTCCACCTGAACCTGATGTGGATCCTGGGCGGTGTTGTCGGCGTGTTCCTCGCCCTCGACCTGTTCATGTTCTTCTTCTTCTGGGAAATGATGCTGGTGCCGATGTACTTCCTCATCGCGCTCTGGGGTCACAGTTCTTCGGACGGCAAGAAAACCCGTATCTACGCGGCGACCAAGTTCTTCATCTTCACTCAGGCTTCCGGCCTGATCATGCTGGTGGCGATCCTCGGTCTGGTCCTGGTCAACTACAACAGCACCGGCGTGATCACCTTCAACTACGCCGACCTGTTGAAGACCAAGATGTCGATGACCACCGAGTACATTCTGATGCTCGGCTTCTTCATCGCCTTCGCGGTCAAGCTGCCAGTGGTTCCGTTCCACTCCTGGCTGCCTGACGCTCACGCCCAGGCACCGACTGCAGGTTCCGTCGACCTCGCCGGTATCTTGCTGAAAACCGCGGCCTACGGTCTGCTCCGTTTCGCCCTGCCGCTGTTCCCGAACGCCTCGGCCGAATTCGCGCCGATCGCCATGACCCTCGGTCTGATCGGGATCTTCTACGGTGCGTTCCTGGCGTTCGCGCAAACCGACATCAAGCGCCTGATCGCCTTCTCGTCCGTTTCCCACATGGGCTTCGTACTGATCGGCATCTACTCCGGCAGCCAACTGGCGCTGCAAGGCGCCGTGATCCAGATGCTGGCGCACGGTCTGTCGGCAGCGGCACTGTTTATCCTCAGCGGTCAGCTGTACGAGCGTCTGCACACGCGTGACATGCGTGAGATGGGCGGTCTGTGGTCGCGTATCGCTTACCTGCCGGCGATCAGCCTGTTCTTCGCAGCCGCCTCTCTGGGTCTGCCGGGTACCGGTAACTTCGTCGGCGAGTTCCTGATCCTGATCGGTACCTTCGCCAGTGCTCCATGGATCACCGCGATTGCCACTTCCGGTCTGGTGTTCGGTTCGGTCTACTCGCTGATCATGATCCACCGCGCTTACTTCGGTCCGTCCAAATCGGATTCGATCCTGCACGGCATGGACGGTCGCGAACTGATCATGGTGCTGGGCCTTGCGGTGCTGCTGATTTACCTCGGCGTCTACCCGCAACCGTTCCTCGACACTTCTGCCGCCACGATGCATGGCGTGCAGCAGTGGCTCGGCACCGCCTTCACTCAACTCGCTTCGGCCCGGTAA
- the nuoL gene encoding NADH-quinone oxidoreductase subunit L, which yields MNLLFLTFVFPLIGFLLLSFSRGRFSENLSALIGVGSIGLSAIVAAYVIWQFNVAPPEGGVYTQVLWRWMSVEGFQPNFALYLDGLSVTMLGVVVGVGFLIHLFASWYMRGEDGYSRFFSYTNLFIASMLFLILGDNLLFIYFGWEGVGLCSYLLIGFYYSNRNNGNAALKAFIVTRIGDVFMAIGLFILFQQLGTLNVQELLVKAPEHFKVGDFWIVLATLMLLGGAVGKSAQLPLQTWLADAMAGPTPVSALIHAATMVTAGVYLIARTHGLFALAPDILHLVGIVGGVTLVLAGFAALVQTDIKRILAYSTMSQIGYMFLALGVGAWEGAIFHLMTHAFFKALLFLASGAVIVACHHEQNIFKMGGLWKKLPLAYASFIVGGAALAALPLVTAGFYSKDEILWEAFASGNHGLLYAGLVGAFMTSLYTFRLIFIAFHGEAKTEAHAGHGIAHWLPLSVLIVLSTFVGAMIVPPLHGVLPESVGHAGGEAKHSLEIASGAIALAGILLAALLFLGKRRFVTAIANSGIGRLLSAWWFAAWGFDWIYDKLFVKPYLAISHMLRKDPLDQTIGLIPRMAKGGHTALSRTETGQLRWYAASMAAGAVLVIGAVVLVAV from the coding sequence ATGAACCTACTCTTTCTGACTTTCGTATTCCCTCTGATCGGGTTCCTGTTGCTGTCGTTCTCGCGCGGCCGCTTCTCGGAAAACCTGTCGGCGCTGATCGGTGTCGGCTCCATCGGCCTGTCTGCCATCGTCGCGGCCTACGTGATCTGGCAATTCAACGTCGCACCACCGGAAGGTGGCGTCTACACCCAGGTGCTGTGGCGCTGGATGTCGGTGGAAGGTTTCCAGCCTAACTTCGCGCTGTACCTGGATGGTCTGTCCGTGACCATGCTCGGTGTGGTCGTCGGTGTCGGCTTCCTGATCCACCTGTTTGCATCGTGGTACATGCGTGGCGAAGACGGTTACTCGCGCTTCTTCTCGTACACCAACCTGTTCATCGCCAGCATGCTGTTCCTGATCCTCGGCGATAACCTGCTGTTCATCTACTTCGGTTGGGAAGGCGTGGGCCTGTGCTCGTACCTGTTGATCGGTTTCTACTACAGCAACCGCAACAACGGTAACGCCGCACTGAAAGCCTTCATCGTCACCCGTATCGGCGACGTGTTCATGGCGATCGGCCTGTTCATCCTGTTCCAGCAACTGGGCACGCTGAACGTCCAGGAACTGCTGGTGAAGGCGCCTGAGCACTTCAAGGTCGGCGATTTCTGGATCGTGCTGGCCACCCTGATGCTGCTGGGTGGTGCGGTCGGTAAATCGGCTCAACTGCCGCTGCAGACCTGGCTGGCGGACGCGATGGCCGGCCCTACCCCGGTTTCGGCACTGATCCACGCCGCAACCATGGTGACCGCCGGTGTCTACCTGATCGCCCGTACCCACGGTCTGTTCGCCCTGGCGCCGGACATCCTGCACCTGGTCGGCATCGTCGGTGGTGTGACCCTGGTACTGGCCGGTTTCGCCGCACTGGTGCAAACCGACATCAAACGTATCCTCGCCTACTCGACCATGAGCCAGATCGGCTACATGTTCCTGGCGCTGGGCGTTGGCGCCTGGGAAGGCGCGATCTTCCACCTGATGACCCACGCCTTCTTCAAGGCCCTGCTGTTCCTTGCCTCCGGTGCGGTGATCGTTGCCTGCCACCACGAGCAGAACATCTTCAAGATGGGCGGCCTGTGGAAGAAACTGCCGCTGGCCTACGCCAGCTTCATCGTCGGTGGTGCCGCTCTGGCCGCCCTGCCACTGGTGACCGCAGGTTTCTACTCCAAGGACGAAATCCTCTGGGAAGCGTTCGCCAGCGGCAACCACGGTCTGCTTTACGCAGGTCTGGTTGGCGCATTCATGACGTCGCTGTACACCTTCCGCCTGATCTTCATCGCGTTCCACGGTGAAGCCAAGACCGAAGCCCACGCCGGTCACGGCATCGCTCACTGGCTGCCGCTGTCGGTGCTGATCGTGCTGTCGACTTTCGTCGGCGCCATGATCGTTCCACCGCTGCACGGCGTACTGCCCGAGAGCGTTGGCCATGCCGGTGGCGAAGCCAAGCACAGTCTGGAAATCGCCTCGGGCGCCATCGCCCTGGCCGGTATCCTGCTGGCGGCCCTGCTGTTCCTCGGCAAGCGTCGCTTCGTGACTGCGATCGCCAACAGCGGCATCGGCCGTCTCCTTTCGGCCTGGTGGTTCGCTGCCTGGGGCTTCGACTGGATCTACGACAAACTGTTCGTGAAGCCGTACCTTGCGATCAGCCACATGCTGCGCAAAGACCCGCTCGACCAGACCATCGGTCTGATCCCGCGCATGGCCAAGGGTGGTCACACTGCCCTCAGCCGTACCGAAACCGGTCAACTGCGTTGGTACGCTGCTTCGATGGCTGCTGGTGCCGTGTTGGTCATCGGCGCTGTCGTGCTGGTAGCGGTCTGA